A single genomic interval of Adhaeribacter pallidiroseus harbors:
- a CDS encoding T9SS type A sorting domain-containing protein, which yields MKIKLQVNILPRMQLKDIFLIFVFIYSHTNLFGQANKLLFKDDFSQNTMGVNWRPDLFWSIGNGVAYNNYDFSTLLSLRRFSAPSYVIETTVKGFSYAYGRQFHFTFGQANDTANQAYVVSYFPGTAGLLTLGRATDNIFYPTTLDQTVIYPAFEANRWQKFKIIKYKSGLIQVYLDKGAGYSSLPLLETIDSTYQQLGHFGWTVSTQTAPLTFTVDQVEARTPAIEKPAVREKPVEDNLISQVIATNNKPYPITKLQTGTKLYSDRDYTITALPAYLQGASFIQTANNEKHNTQADFLAVFLKKSVVAYVAYDSRATALPAWLADWEKTNDSITTSDSGTNYFKIYSKVLENGGYIPRLFLFGGNLASPATGAKTNYLVAVVEEPAFKILEAEKAKVIGAKIANNHTGYSGTGFVDFIHKEGDYIEWTTQTQIPGTHVLSFVFSNASKAERFLAVTVDGKDAGIHSFIPITSWDSWASYSAPQVYLTSGQHKIRVTAIGTSGPNLDCVSLSYMSASRQEQLAGRYAKKSPAQPKFFPSEVKALAYPNPFTNKATITYSLPEQAAVYLTVYNQQGHQVAVLVNQVQPAGNYNALFNGASLPKGLYLYRLQVGVKALESGKLWKQ from the coding sequence ATGAAAATAAAGTTACAGGTAAACATTCTGCCAAGAATGCAATTAAAGGATATTTTTTTAATTTTTGTCTTTATTTACAGCCACACAAACCTGTTTGGCCAAGCTAATAAACTTCTTTTTAAAGATGATTTCAGCCAAAATACCATGGGTGTTAATTGGCGCCCAGACTTGTTCTGGAGTATTGGCAATGGAGTAGCTTATAACAATTACGATTTTAGTACGCTCCTTAGCCTACGCCGTTTTTCTGCGCCTTCTTACGTGATCGAAACTACCGTAAAAGGCTTCTCTTATGCCTACGGGCGCCAGTTCCACTTTACTTTCGGGCAGGCCAATGATACTGCTAACCAAGCCTACGTGGTTAGTTACTTTCCCGGAACGGCTGGCCTATTAACTTTAGGACGCGCTACCGATAATATATTTTATCCGACCACTTTGGATCAGACCGTGATTTATCCGGCATTTGAAGCAAACCGATGGCAAAAATTTAAAATTATAAAGTATAAAAGTGGCCTTATTCAGGTGTACCTGGATAAAGGGGCTGGTTACAGTTCCTTACCCCTGTTGGAAACCATCGACTCTACTTACCAGCAACTGGGGCATTTTGGCTGGACGGTATCCACGCAAACCGCTCCTTTAACCTTTACAGTAGACCAGGTAGAAGCCCGGACACCCGCCATAGAAAAGCCAGCGGTCCGGGAAAAACCCGTTGAAGACAACCTGATTTCGCAAGTGATTGCTACCAACAACAAGCCATATCCGATTACTAAACTACAAACAGGCACCAAGCTCTACTCCGACCGCGACTACACCATTACCGCTTTACCCGCTTATCTGCAAGGGGCTTCCTTTATTCAAACGGCCAATAATGAAAAGCATAATACCCAAGCAGATTTTCTGGCGGTTTTTTTAAAAAAATCGGTAGTTGCTTACGTGGCTTACGATTCGCGGGCCACTGCGCTCCCGGCCTGGCTGGCAGATTGGGAAAAAACCAACGATAGTATTACCACTTCCGATTCGGGCACCAACTATTTTAAAATTTACAGTAAAGTGCTGGAAAATGGCGGGTATATCCCTCGCTTATTTTTGTTTGGCGGCAATCTGGCTAGTCCGGCTACCGGCGCTAAAACCAATTACCTGGTGGCAGTTGTAGAAGAACCCGCGTTTAAAATACTGGAAGCCGAAAAAGCAAAAGTAATAGGGGCCAAAATAGCGAATAACCATACGGGATACAGTGGCACTGGCTTCGTCGATTTTATTCATAAAGAGGGCGACTACATTGAATGGACAACCCAAACCCAGATACCCGGTACGCATGTGTTATCGTTTGTTTTTTCGAATGCGAGTAAGGCCGAGCGTTTTCTGGCCGTTACCGTGGATGGTAAAGATGCCGGAATTCATTCCTTTATTCCGATTACCAGTTGGGATAGCTGGGCTAGTTACTCCGCTCCGCAGGTTTATCTTACCAGCGGGCAGCACAAAATAAGAGTAACTGCTATTGGTACCAGCGGCCCAAACCTGGATTGTGTGAGCTTGTCGTATATGTCGGCTTCGCGCCAGGAGCAACTTGCCGGCCGTTACGCAAAAAAGTCTCCTGCGCAACCTAAGTTTTTTCCTTCTGAAGTAAAAGCTTTGGCTTACCCTAATCCTTTTACGAACAAAGCCACTATTACTTACTCCTTACCCGAGCAAGCCGCCGTTTACCTGACGGTGTATAACCAGCAAGGGCATCAAGTAGCAGTTTTAGTAAACCAAGTGCAGCCAGCGGGCAACTATAATGCTCTATTTAACGGGGCTAGTTTACCGAAAGGCTTGTATTTATATCGCTTACAGGTAGGCGTAAAAGCATTGGAGAGCGGTAAATTATGGAAACAGTAA
- a CDS encoding peptide MFS transporter: protein MDITETQITETPPATTGHPKQLYLLFFAEMWERFSFYGMKALLLAYMVTQLKFPEPKGYAILGSYAALVYTMPLFGGMMADRFLGYRKAVLFGGILMSIGHLIMAVPQDWSFFYGMAFIICGNGFFKPNISSLVGTLYAENDPRRDSGFSIFYMGINVGAALGGLLCGYVGQRINWHYGFGLAGIFMLLGLLVFYLGKNSLQHRGLPPDVKNLKKPLFAGIPTELVIYAASLLVIPAVVALFNQYHFMDYIMFGLGAVSLIYILIMAFQMDGAARTKLMAALVMIVFSALFWAFYEQNAGSLNLFAMRNVDMHVGGTELPALSVNNFLPPAWVVILSFFFAWLWPVLNRKGLEPSTPLKFGLSFILVGLGFYVFYAACQMGTETGLISLTAFILGYFFIICGELCLSPIGLSMVTKLSPTRIVALMMGIWFFASAVGEFLAGKIGALMSVPADVVNNPVLSLPYYAAILSKIGLWSLSIGVLLICLSPLIRKWMADVR, encoded by the coding sequence ATGGATATTACCGAAACCCAAATTACGGAAACGCCACCCGCCACAACTGGTCACCCGAAGCAACTATACCTGCTTTTTTTCGCCGAAATGTGGGAACGGTTTTCCTTTTACGGCATGAAAGCCTTGCTGCTGGCGTATATGGTTACCCAACTAAAATTCCCGGAGCCGAAAGGGTACGCTATCCTGGGCTCCTACGCGGCTTTGGTGTATACAATGCCTTTATTTGGCGGCATGATGGCCGACCGGTTTTTAGGGTACCGCAAAGCCGTGCTATTCGGAGGTATTCTCATGTCCATCGGGCATTTGATTATGGCGGTACCGCAGGATTGGAGCTTTTTTTACGGCATGGCTTTTATTATTTGCGGTAATGGTTTTTTTAAACCCAATATCTCCAGCTTGGTAGGCACTTTGTACGCCGAAAATGACCCTCGTCGGGATAGCGGTTTTTCCATTTTTTACATGGGTATTAACGTTGGAGCAGCGTTAGGTGGCTTGCTGTGCGGCTACGTGGGGCAACGCATTAACTGGCACTACGGCTTTGGGTTGGCCGGCATTTTTATGTTGCTGGGCTTACTAGTATTTTACTTAGGTAAAAACTCTTTACAACACCGCGGCTTGCCCCCGGATGTAAAAAATTTAAAAAAACCATTATTTGCCGGCATTCCCACCGAGCTAGTAATTTATGCGGCTTCGTTGTTGGTTATTCCGGCGGTAGTTGCGCTCTTTAATCAGTACCACTTCATGGATTACATCATGTTTGGGTTAGGAGCCGTGTCGCTGATTTATATTTTAATCATGGCGTTTCAGATGGATGGGGCAGCGCGCACTAAGTTAATGGCCGCTTTGGTCATGATTGTGTTTTCGGCGCTGTTCTGGGCTTTTTACGAGCAAAATGCCGGTTCGCTTAACTTGTTCGCCATGCGCAACGTGGATATGCACGTGGGCGGCACCGAGTTGCCGGCTTTATCGGTAAATAACTTTCTACCGCCCGCCTGGGTTGTTATTCTCAGTTTTTTCTTTGCCTGGCTCTGGCCGGTCCTTAACCGCAAAGGATTAGAACCATCTACTCCGCTCAAATTCGGGCTTTCGTTTATTTTGGTGGGTCTGGGCTTTTACGTTTTTTATGCGGCCTGTCAAATGGGTACCGAAACCGGTTTAATTTCTTTAACGGCTTTTATTCTGGGGTACTTCTTTATTATCTGCGGAGAGCTGTGTCTTTCGCCCATAGGTCTGAGCATGGTTACTAAACTTTCCCCTACCCGCATAGTAGCCTTAATGATGGGAATCTGGTTTTTTGCTTCGGCAGTAGGGGAGTTTTTGGCCGGTAAAATTGGGGCATTAATGAGTGTTCCGGCAGATGTGGTAAATAACCCCGTGCTATCGCTGCCTTACTACGCGGCTATCTTAAGTAAAATTGGCCTATGGTCGTTGAGCATTGGCGTTCTGCTAATTTGTTTGAGTCCTCTTATCCGCAAATGGATGGCCGATGTGCGGTAA
- a CDS encoding glycoside hydrolase family 18 protein: MQKPTTFLKKQGYACFLFCFLITFAMAAQVLAQTVPATNKPVIIGYVGGFRGLVNTENISANKLTHINYAFVDVKGNRAFLTNLATDTTNFRKLNLLKKQNPELKILISLGGWSWSENFSDAVLSDTSRQAFAASCVRIMQENKLDGVDIDWEYPAIKGEEGNVFRPEDTQNFTLMFAAIRQELDKLGTQTGQKYLLTTAIPTFTDFINHTEMGKAQQYLNYINMMTYDYSGGPVAGHHTNLYASKKYDTKDYAAKAVKDYAALGIPTSKLVMGLAFYGKGFNLAEAKKKGIGQKTTGTAPGGGYTMLKDSLINKNGYKAYRDKKAKAPYLYNAADKKFITYEDEQSVREKCQFVLDNKLAGVMFWEYNSDPKEYLLDEVNKNLKK; the protein is encoded by the coding sequence ATGCAAAAACCAACTACTTTTTTAAAAAAACAAGGCTATGCCTGTTTCCTGTTTTGCTTTCTGATCACCTTTGCAATGGCGGCCCAGGTACTGGCGCAAACCGTACCGGCAACCAACAAACCGGTCATAATCGGGTACGTGGGTGGCTTCCGGGGGCTGGTGAATACCGAAAACATTAGCGCTAATAAGTTAACGCACATCAACTACGCCTTCGTAGATGTAAAAGGCAACCGGGCATTTCTCACCAATCTGGCCACCGATACCACTAATTTCCGGAAGCTGAACTTATTGAAAAAGCAAAATCCGGAACTGAAAATTTTAATTTCGCTGGGCGGCTGGTCGTGGAGCGAAAACTTTTCGGATGCAGTTCTATCAGACACTTCGCGGCAGGCATTTGCGGCCAGTTGCGTACGCATTATGCAGGAAAATAAACTGGATGGGGTAGACATCGACTGGGAATACCCGGCCATTAAAGGCGAAGAAGGCAATGTTTTCCGCCCCGAAGACACCCAAAACTTCACGCTGATGTTTGCCGCTATCCGGCAGGAACTGGACAAACTAGGAACTCAAACCGGCCAGAAATACTTGCTGACTACCGCTATTCCTACTTTCACGGATTTCATTAACCACACCGAAATGGGCAAAGCGCAGCAGTACCTGAACTACATTAATATGATGACCTACGATTATTCCGGTGGACCGGTAGCCGGCCACCATACCAACTTATACGCTTCTAAAAAATACGACACCAAAGACTACGCCGCCAAAGCGGTGAAAGATTACGCCGCTTTAGGCATTCCTACGTCTAAACTGGTAATGGGTCTGGCGTTTTACGGCAAAGGCTTTAACCTGGCCGAAGCCAAGAAAAAAGGAATTGGCCAGAAAACTACCGGTACTGCCCCGGGCGGCGGCTATACCATGCTGAAAGATAGCCTCATCAATAAAAACGGCTACAAAGCCTACCGCGATAAAAAAGCCAAAGCGCCTTACTTGTACAATGCCGCCGACAAGAAATTTATCACTTACGAAGACGAACAATCGGTACGGGAAAAATGCCAGTTTGTGCTCGATAACAAACTGGCCGGCGTGATGTTCTGGGAATACAACTCCGACCCGAAAGAATATTTACTCGACGAAGTGAATAAAAATTTAAAAAAATAA
- a CDS encoding ABC transporter ATP-binding protein, protein MKLLFEYLKQYKWLVFLALLLAAINQTFSLLDPLILRKIIDDYATAAVTKKLKLSTPEFFKGAGTLILLAMGVAMVSRIAKAFQDYYVNVITQRLGAQIYSDGLRHSLDLPYSVFEDQRSGETLGKLQKVRIDVEKLISNAINVLFTSLIGIIFVVVYAVNVYWVIAPVYFSAVPILGILSSVLSKKIKVIQKTIVAETTALAGATTESLRNIELVKSLGLAQQETVRLNNTTDKILKLELKKVKYIRSLSFVQGTCVNLLRNVILLLMLYLVFTNRITVGDFISMFIYSFFIFGPLQELGNIINIYRETEVSLDNFQKILDTPKEVKPAHPVTLPIIQTLAFEKVNFKHQTAANRALDGISFKTRLGETIAFVGPSGSGKTTLVKLLVGLYKPEQGRILYNNVPGNELDLDSLREQIGFVTQDTQLFAGTIRENLLFVAPDATDTECLEALRKAACHTLLARADKGLDTVIGEGGVKVSGGEKQRLSIARALLRNPTLLVFDEATSALDSLTEEEISKTVRDVSLSANHITILIAHRLSTVLHADCIYVLERGKIAESGKHLELLQQKGLYYAMWRQQIGERHEAAEKPALAI, encoded by the coding sequence ATGAAACTGCTCTTTGAATATTTAAAACAATATAAGTGGTTAGTCTTTCTGGCCTTGTTGCTGGCGGCCATTAACCAAACTTTTTCGCTTCTGGACCCGCTTATTCTCCGGAAAATCATTGATGATTACGCCACCGCGGCGGTTACTAAAAAATTAAAATTATCGACCCCGGAGTTCTTTAAAGGAGCCGGTACCTTAATTTTACTGGCGATGGGCGTCGCCATGGTGTCCCGGATTGCCAAAGCTTTTCAGGATTACTACGTGAACGTAATTACCCAGCGACTGGGTGCCCAGATTTACTCCGACGGTTTGCGCCATTCCCTGGATTTACCTTATTCTGTGTTCGAAGACCAGCGCAGCGGCGAAACCTTGGGCAAACTGCAAAAAGTACGCATCGACGTCGAAAAGCTGATTTCCAACGCCATTAACGTGCTATTTACTTCCTTAATCGGGATTATTTTCGTGGTGGTGTATGCCGTTAACGTGTATTGGGTCATTGCGCCGGTTTATTTTTCGGCGGTGCCAATTCTGGGTATTTTAAGCTCAGTACTGAGTAAAAAAATTAAGGTAATCCAGAAAACCATTGTGGCCGAAACAACCGCGCTGGCTGGAGCTACTACCGAATCGCTGCGCAACATTGAGCTGGTAAAAAGTTTAGGCTTAGCCCAACAGGAAACCGTACGATTAAATAACACCACCGATAAAATTTTAAAATTAGAACTTAAAAAAGTAAAATACATCCGGAGTTTAAGCTTTGTGCAGGGCACCTGCGTAAACTTACTGCGCAACGTTATTTTGCTGCTCATGCTGTATCTGGTGTTTACGAACCGCATTACCGTAGGCGATTTTATTTCCATGTTTATTTACTCGTTCTTTATTTTCGGGCCGTTGCAGGAGTTGGGTAACATCATTAATATTTACCGCGAAACCGAAGTTTCGCTGGATAATTTTCAAAAAATATTAGATACTCCCAAAGAAGTAAAGCCGGCTCATCCGGTTACGCTACCCATTATTCAAACGCTGGCCTTCGAGAAAGTTAACTTTAAACACCAGACAGCAGCCAACCGGGCCTTGGATGGCATTTCTTTTAAAACCCGCTTAGGCGAAACCATTGCTTTTGTGGGCCCGTCGGGTTCCGGGAAAACTACCTTGGTAAAATTGCTGGTGGGCCTGTACAAACCGGAGCAAGGCCGCATTTTGTACAACAACGTACCGGGCAATGAACTGGACCTGGATAGTCTGCGCGAACAGATAGGCTTTGTTACCCAGGATACCCAATTATTTGCCGGTACCATCCGCGAAAATTTATTGTTTGTGGCACCGGATGCCACTGATACCGAATGTCTGGAAGCCCTCCGGAAAGCCGCCTGCCATACGTTACTGGCCCGCGCCGATAAAGGCCTGGACACCGTAATTGGCGAAGGGGGCGTAAAAGTTTCGGGCGGGGAAAAGCAACGCTTAAGTATTGCCCGGGCTTTATTGCGCAACCCTACTTTGCTGGTTTTCGATGAAGCAACTTCGGCCCTGGATTCTTTAACCGAAGAAGAAATCAGTAAAACGGTCCGCGATGTTTCGTTGAGCGCCAACCACATTACCATTTTAATTGCCCACCGCCTATCTACGGTACTGCACGCCGATTGCATTTACGTATTGGAACGCGGTAAAATTGCCGAATCGGGCAAACACCTGGAGTTACTCCAGCAAAAAGGTTTGTATTACGCCATGTGGCGCCAGCAAATCGGCGAACGGCACGAAGCAGCAGAAAAGCCCGCTTTAGCTATCTGA
- a CDS encoding CehA/McbA family metallohydrolase, whose translation MLLPINLSAQQPTTGYLEVQVIDATTNQLMPVRVRLSRNGWAVKNLPKEATAVMYGVWDHADGYDYQPDSSFYVAGKFSLDLPPGTYHLTLAKGPEFVEQQHDIQIIAGQVQQQTYQLKRWINMPEKGWYSADDHIHIRRSPREDSLLLTWTQAEDVHVGVMLRMGDFWETYYPQYAWGEKGVYQKKDYLLTSGQEDPRTPELGHALGIGASDKVRFGKEYYYYDKVFDKLRELGGLGGYAHQAETFHGYRGLTLDGLRGKIDVLELLQFCASDKPLITNHYYHLLDLGIPITAVAGSDFPWCGQDHDKGPPERSARLGNVRFYTYVDGPLTYNSWKAGLAAGHTFVSNGPMLQFTVNDQLPGSKLEASKGTTLHITAHAYGHTAQVPLQSLEIVGHGRVLGRVTPSDAGQSPDHLSLTLDIPAEQGIWLAARAYGNPTQAAHTTPVYVQVDGKNFHNPVTAPQYLKLSEQYLKELKKNLKTRQTDPQYRGWQYRAGLERRIAETQQVIKGMKKQLK comes from the coding sequence TTGCTGCTGCCTATTAATCTATCCGCCCAACAACCAACTACCGGCTACCTAGAAGTACAGGTAATAGATGCTACTACAAATCAATTAATGCCGGTTCGGGTGCGCTTGAGTCGGAATGGTTGGGCCGTTAAAAATTTACCCAAAGAAGCCACCGCGGTAATGTACGGCGTATGGGACCATGCCGATGGCTACGACTATCAACCCGATAGTTCTTTTTACGTTGCGGGTAAATTCAGCTTGGATTTGCCACCGGGTACCTACCATTTAACATTGGCCAAAGGACCGGAATTTGTAGAACAACAGCACGATATTCAGATAATAGCCGGACAGGTTCAGCAGCAAACCTACCAGTTAAAACGGTGGATCAACATGCCCGAAAAAGGCTGGTACTCCGCGGACGATCACATTCATATCCGGCGCTCGCCCCGCGAAGATTCCCTGCTACTCACCTGGACCCAGGCCGAAGATGTGCACGTAGGCGTCATGCTGCGCATGGGCGATTTTTGGGAAACGTATTATCCGCAATATGCCTGGGGCGAAAAAGGCGTTTATCAGAAAAAAGATTATTTGCTTACCTCTGGCCAGGAAGATCCGCGCACCCCGGAGTTAGGTCACGCTTTAGGAATCGGCGCTTCCGATAAAGTCCGGTTTGGGAAAGAATATTATTACTACGATAAAGTATTTGACAAGCTCCGCGAATTGGGTGGACTAGGTGGCTACGCGCACCAGGCCGAGACCTTTCACGGCTACCGCGGATTGACCCTGGATGGTTTACGCGGGAAAATAGATGTGCTGGAACTGCTGCAATTCTGTGCCTCGGATAAGCCTTTAATTACGAACCATTACTACCATTTGCTCGATTTAGGCATACCCATAACCGCCGTAGCAGGTTCCGATTTCCCGTGGTGCGGGCAGGATCACGACAAAGGTCCCCCGGAACGTTCGGCTCGTTTGGGCAATGTGCGTTTTTATACTTACGTGGATGGCCCCTTAACTTATAACAGCTGGAAAGCCGGTCTGGCAGCCGGACATACGTTTGTTTCCAACGGGCCTATGCTCCAGTTTACAGTAAACGATCAACTACCCGGTAGTAAGTTAGAGGCAAGTAAAGGCACCACTTTGCACATCACCGCTCACGCGTACGGCCACACCGCTCAGGTACCTTTACAAAGTTTAGAAATTGTCGGGCATGGCCGAGTTTTAGGCCGGGTTACCCCCTCAGACGCTGGGCAATCCCCAGATCATTTGTCTTTAACGCTGGATATTCCGGCGGAACAAGGCATTTGGTTGGCGGCTCGCGCTTACGGTAATCCTACCCAAGCCGCTCATACCACGCCCGTTTATGTGCAGGTAGATGGAAAAAACTTTCACAACCCGGTTACCGCTCCTCAATATTTAAAATTAAGTGAGCAGTACTTAAAAGAACTTAAGAAAAATTTAAAAACCCGCCAAACCGATCCGCAATACCGCGGCTGGCAATATCGCGCTGGTTTGGAAAGACGCATAGCCGAAACCCAGCAGGTAATCAAAGGCATGAAAAAGCAATTAAAGTAA
- a CDS encoding alpha/beta hydrolase, with protein sequence MSTNTHTCYSLLLIVCYLLGNLSGCTFKRIHRTKNIAYTQFQSRVYTKEQQHLNVFAPRRQGKNLKKVLIFMHGGSWNSGKKATYNFLGNRLARKNVVAVIIDYPLSPKANYAQMATAAASAVKWTKENIKNYGGDPHNIFVAGHSAGGHLAALITVRHQYLDSLGLENSIKGTILIDAAGLDMYGYLQEEKLPTGHTYLQTFTANPTEWKEASPLYHLHPSMPPFLIYQGGNTYPSISKSNEKFVKALRAMGLPPQYQVLKGKKHIPMITQFINSRNPRYQEIITFMQTTK encoded by the coding sequence ATGTCAACAAACACGCACACTTGCTATTCTTTATTGCTAATTGTATGCTATCTACTGGGCAACCTTTCGGGTTGTACTTTTAAGCGCATTCACCGAACGAAAAACATTGCTTATACTCAGTTTCAATCAAGGGTTTATACAAAAGAGCAGCAGCACTTAAATGTATTTGCGCCACGGCGGCAGGGTAAAAATTTAAAAAAAGTTTTAATTTTTATGCACGGCGGCAGTTGGAATTCTGGTAAAAAAGCTACCTATAACTTTTTGGGCAACCGGTTAGCCCGGAAGAATGTGGTAGCCGTTATTATCGATTATCCGCTTAGCCCTAAAGCAAATTACGCCCAAATGGCTACTGCCGCCGCTAGCGCCGTTAAATGGACCAAAGAAAATATTAAAAATTACGGCGGCGACCCACATAATATTTTTGTAGCGGGCCATTCGGCAGGGGGCCATCTGGCAGCACTTATTACCGTACGCCACCAGTATCTGGATAGCCTGGGTTTAGAAAACTCTATTAAAGGCACTATTTTAATTGATGCCGCCGGCCTGGATATGTACGGCTATTTGCAGGAAGAAAAATTACCCACGGGCCACACCTATCTGCAAACTTTTACAGCTAATCCCACAGAGTGGAAAGAAGCCTCCCCTTTGTACCACCTGCACCCCAGTATGCCCCCTTTCTTAATTTACCAAGGCGGCAACACGTATCCTTCCATTAGTAAGAGCAACGAAAAATTTGTAAAAGCTTTACGTGCTATGGGTTTGCCGCCGCAATACCAGGTACTAAAAGGTAAAAAACACATCCCGATGATTACGCAATTTATTAATTCCCGAAACCCGCGCTACCAAGAAATTATCACCTTTATGCAAACAACAAAATAA
- a CDS encoding CBS domain-containing protein encodes MSLVRNILQKKGYATITIESYSTVYNALEMMMTKNVGALLVMDADTFIGIFTERDYARKVILEGKASKKTLIKEIMNDHPVTVNPTTTIKECMNLMTDKVIRYLPVLDDSNKVVGIISMSDIVKHLMEEQKFIIDSLQNYISNQQ; translated from the coding sequence ATGAGCCTCGTACGAAATATTTTGCAAAAGAAAGGGTATGCCACCATTACCATTGAGTCGTATTCTACGGTTTATAATGCCTTAGAAATGATGATGACCAAAAACGTAGGCGCTTTGCTGGTAATGGATGCCGATACGTTTATCGGTATTTTCACGGAAAGAGATTACGCCCGTAAGGTTATTCTGGAAGGGAAAGCTTCTAAGAAAACCCTGATCAAAGAAATAATGAACGACCACCCGGTTACGGTGAACCCCACTACCACCATTAAAGAATGCATGAACCTGATGACCGATAAGGTGATCCGGTACTTACCGGTGCTGGACGATAGTAATAAAGTAGTAGGCATTATTTCGATGAGTGATATTGTAAAACACCTGATGGAAGAGCAAAAATTTATCATCGATAGCTTGCAGAATTATATTTCGAATCAGCAGTAG
- a CDS encoding contact-dependent growth inhibition system immunity protein yields MEKLKEESYTVTRCHALRKVPLNQLSIEDLRILINQGIGLKYLLPLAIDKLKINILAEGDLFEGDLLEAIRKIKAEFWIEFSEHAEQINGLIARNAQMLAAKFLNNKPLDY; encoded by the coding sequence TTGGAAAAATTAAAAGAAGAAAGCTATACAGTTACTCGCTGCCATGCATTAAGGAAAGTTCCATTGAATCAACTAAGTATAGAAGATTTGAGAATATTGATTAATCAAGGAATTGGACTCAAATATCTTCTTCCTTTAGCCATTGATAAATTGAAAATAAACATATTGGCAGAAGGGGACTTGTTCGAAGGAGATTTATTAGAAGCAATTAGAAAAATAAAAGCAGAATTCTGGATTGAATTTTCAGAGCATGCAGAACAAATCAATGGCTTAATAGCTCGTAATGCTCAAATGTTAGCAGCCAAATTTTTAAATAATAAGCCATTGGATTATTAA